Part of the Candidatus Rokuibacteriota bacterium genome, ACGTTCGTCCCCGCCGAACGCGGGGGCGGCGGGGGCATCCGGCGGAAGGAGTACGGGTTCGCCGGCATCACCAAGGGGATGGAGATCTACAAGCCGATCATCGCGGCGATCAACGGTTTCTGCCTCGCCGGCGGGCTCGAGCAGGCGCTCTGCTGCGACCTCCGCGTGGCGTCCACGACCGCGCGCTTCGCGCTCACCGAAGTGCGCTGGGCGATCATCCCCGGCGGCGGGGGGACGCAGCGGCTGCCGCGAGCCGTCCCGCTCGCGAAGGCCATGGAGCTGACCCTGCTGGCCGAGCCGATCGACGCCCAGGAGGCGCTCCGCATCGGGCTCGTCAACAAG contains:
- a CDS encoding enoyl-CoA hydratase/isomerase family protein, whose protein sequence is MPTVLYEQKDRVVTITLNRPDAMNAVDPETHEALIDAWLRFRDDDSAWVAILTGAGDRAFSAGADLKTFVPAERGGGGGIRRKEYGFAGITKGMEIYKPIIAAINGFCLAGGLEQALCCDLRVASTTARFALTEVRWAIIPGGGGTQRLPRAVPLAKAMELTLLAEPIDAQEALRIGLVNK